The Montipora capricornis isolate CH-2021 chromosome 6, ASM3666992v2, whole genome shotgun sequence genome has a window encoding:
- the LOC138051911 gene encoding ZP domain-containing protein-like translates to MAYHYRLLTFLGVISLFVLSVTSQGVCPRKWQLINGSCYKVSSTSGNWNAAKSACEAIGSRLAMLKTHAEQQAVWSKVGKHVWIGLHRNPKNSPQWLWVDGSQVTDTNWHSGEPNNYGGNEGCGVMHSSSYPAPGTWYDAPCSSTLPYFCEANANCQRLSLGSGVRVAPSHCLSSNQRYGSTCSFSCARGYRLSGPTSTQCMKLGVWSRDVRTVSCKDINECLETKNGGCSHKCVNSPGVYKCGCPDPELTLSSDNKTCHAPGVDVRCNSKNMTIVIPKFLLRGIDREHLRLLDTRCKATETSAHFVLSTPLTGCNTTRKNTPSNIVYSNVVLEIPVVDGNVVTRVRELEIEFSCVFSRGGIAFAVGWKPNNRKLMFSDEGKGNFTMSLNMFPDKRFVRSYMKDDFPVAVRLRKLLFFEVSVTSSDKQLSIKADRCFATPSQDQNNPLKYEFIAKGCPNDSTVKFHPAHSLSAQRFSLEAFKFIADHPFVFIHCHVILCNATDPSSKCAKKCQSRVRQTREVSDHMIDDVHHLAQGPLHLSRKRREEKADKAANKSGSNPALLMTLLLMCAACLVGIALMALKKLPDKPARYTVLATEDQE, encoded by the exons GAGTGTGCCCAAGAAAATGGCAGCTTATTAATGGCTCATGCTACAAAGTTTCATCGACGTCCGGGAATTGGAATGCAGCAAAGTCAGCTTGCGAAGCAATAGGATCAAGGCTTGCAATGTTGAAAACCCATGCCGAGCAACAAGCAGTTTGGAGCAAGGTGGGGAAACATGTGTGGATTGGTTTACACAGGAATCCCAAGAACAGCCCGCAATGGCTTTGGGTCGACGGATCACAGGTTACTGACACTAACTGGCATTCAGGAGAACCTAACAACTACGGAGGAAATGAGGGGTGTGGAGTGATGCATTCTTCTTCATATCCTGCCCCAGGGACATGGTACGATGCGCCCTGCAGTAGCACTCTGCCTTACTTTTGTGAAGCTAACG CAAACTGCCAAAGGCTTTCTTTAGGGAGTGGTGTGCGTGTCGCTCCTTCACATTGTCTCTCGTCCAATCAGCGTTACGGATCAACTTGTTCGTTTTCCTGCGCCCGCGGATATCGACTCAGCGGCCCCACATCCACGCAGTGCATGAAACTAGGAGTCTGGAGCCGAGACGTGAGGACAGTCAGCTGCAAAG acATCAACGAATGTTTGGAAACAAAGAATGGCGGCTGCAGCCACAAGTGTGTTAATTCTCCAGGAGTCTATAAATGCGGTTGTCCAGACCCGGAGCTAACCTTATCATCAGATAATAAGACATGTCATG CTCCTGGTGTCGATGTGCGATGTAACAGCAAGAATATGACCATTGTCATCCCCAAGTTTCTTCTCCGTGGTATTGACCGTGAGCACCTTCGACTTCTGGACACCAGATGCAAAGCGACAGAAACCAGCGCACACTTTGTACTCTCAACACCGCTGACTGGCTGCAACACTACCCGCAAGAACACTCCTTCCAACATCGTGTATTCCAATGTAGTGTTAGAAATACCCGTGGTTGATGGGAATGTAGTAACTCGTGTGCGTGAACTGGAAATCGAGTTTAGCTGTGTGTTTTCTAGAGGTGGCATTGCTTTTGCAGTTGGTTGGAAGCCAAATAACAGAAAACTCATGTTTAGCGATGAGGGCAAAGGAAACTTCACAATGTCTCTGAATATGTTTCCTGACAAGAGATTCGTGAGGTCTTATATGAAGGATGACTTTCCTGTTGCTGTAAGGCTGCGCAAGCTTCTGTTCTTTGAGGTGTCAGTGACCTCAAGTGATAAACAGCTATCAATCAAGGCTGACAGATGTTTTGCCACGCCCAGTCAGGATCAAAATAATCCACTGAAGTACGAGTTCATTGCAAAGGG aTGCCCAAACGATAGCACAGTTAAGTTCCATCCTGCGCATTCATTAAGTGCCCAACGGTTTAGCTTGGAAGCCTTTAAGTTCATCGCTGATCATCCATTTGTGTTCATTCATTGTCATGTGATCTTGTGCAATGCAACTGATCCATCCTCCAAGTGCGCAAAAAAGTGTCAGTCAAGAGTCCGACAAACCCGTGAAGTGAGTGATCACATGATTGATGACGTACATCATTTAGCCCAGGGGCCACTTCACCTATCTCGGAAAAGGCGAGAAGAAAAGGCCGATAAAGCAGCGAACAAAAGTG GTTCCAATCCTGCTCTTTTGATGACTTTGTTGCTGATGTGCGCTGCTTGTTTGGTGGGAATTGCATTGATGGCGTTAAAGAAGTTACCTGACAAGCCTGCTCGGTATACTGTGCTtgccactgaagatcaagagtGA